The Nostoc sp. NIES-3756 DNA window TTTTGAAGTGGCTCAATATAGTAACAAAACAGAACATATTTTAAGTTTATTAGATGGAACACTATACCAAAGTGTCATTGATGAAGCGGGGATTCATCTTAAGCAGCGTTTAGTTGTGTTGATGACTTGCAACACCACAGAAAGATTAGACCCAGCAATGTTAAGGAAGGGCAGGGTAGATTTAATGTATGAATTTACTCAACGCTTTGTCTAGTACCAAAAAGTAACCTGATGAAACACTTTTGATCATGATGAAAACGGAGATGAGAATCTATAGATTTACGGATGCAACTCAGTTTTATCAAAGAGTAAAAGACTATTTATTGAAACAAGAAGCATTACATAATTTATTACTAGGAATGTGTAATGGCTTGATTCATAATCCAGAAAAATTCCCAGAAACACCTTATTTAGTAACTGTAGAGAAAGAGGATAACATTATAGGCGTGGCGATGAGAACGCCACCGCAGAATTTAGTATTATCGCAATTTCAAGATATAACAGCTATTCAAGTATTAACTCAAGATATACATTCTTTATTTCTATCATTGCCAGGAGTAATTGCCCCTAACTACGAATCAGAAAACTTTGCTTTAGCTTGGTATTCTCTGACTAATCAAACTTATCAACTAAAGGTAGCACTACGAGCTTTTCAACTAGAAAAAGTTCAGCAAATCCCTTCTGCTAGAGGTTATTTACGCCAAGCTGTACAAGAAGATAAAGAACTTTTAGTAAGATGGTATCAAGATTTTTACTTAGAAGCCCTTAATGAAACTGCATTAAATGCTGAAGAGTGGGCTAAATGGGTCTTACAAGAAGGTAGAGCCTACTTATGGCAAGATGAAATTTCTGTATCTATTGTTTGTAGTGGTAACTTAAAACCTAATGGTATACGCATAAATATGGTGTACACTCCAAGAGAATATCGCCGTCGGGGTTATGCTAGTGCGGCTGTGATGGATTTGAGTCAATCTTTACTCAAGCAAGGATATCAATTCTGTTTTTTATTCACTGATTTAGCTAACCCCACAGCTAACCATATCTATCAGGATATTGGCTACCAATCAGTGGGTGATTGGCATCAATACTCTTTTGGTTAAGAATAAATAAATTTCTTTTAAAACACTTAATTATATGTTGATATCTGGTAATTGGTAATAGCTAATAGGTAATTGTTTTGAACCATTACCGATTACCTATTACCCACCAAAACAACCATATTATAAGTAATGAGCCGAACTTGATATTACAGTGCTATTGATGTCACCATCTAATTCTGTCAGCATCAATGATATACAAGCTGCTGGGCAGCGTCTTGCTGGTGTTGCCCATCGCACGCCTGTATTGACTTCTCGGACTGTTAACGATCGCACTGACAGCGAGGTATTCTTCAAGTGCGAGAATTTTCAACGCACCGGGGCTTTTAAATTTAGGGGTGCGTATAATGCACTGGCACAGCTATCACCAGCGCAAAAAGAAAAAGGTGTGCTGACTTTCTCATCAGGAAATCATGGACAAGCGATCGCCTTAGCAGGTAAGTTACTCAACATCCCCACAACTATTGTCATGCCTGATGATGCACCAACCGTCAAGCAAACCGCCACCAAAAGCTACGGTGCAGAAGTAATTTTATATAATCGACAACAAACCAATCGTGAAGAACTAGCCCAAAATCTGGCAAGCGATCGCGCCTTAACCCTAATTCCCCCCTATGATCATCCGCATGTAATTGCTGGACAGGGTACAGCCGCTTTAGAACTAGTGCAAGAAGTTGGTGAGTTGGACTTGCTGTTGGTTTGTTGTGGCGGTGGGGGACTCATTTCCGGTTGTGCGATCGCCGCTAAAGCCCTTTTACCCAATGTGCGCGTCATTGGCGTAGAACCAACACTAGCCGATGATGCCACCCGTTCCTTCTACACCAAAACCCTCCAAACCGTCACAAATACCAACACAATCGCTGATGGTGCGCGTACTCCCAGCCTTGGGAAAATTACCTTTCCTCTAGTCTTACAATACGTCGATGATATGGTGACAGTCTCAGAACAAGCAATTATTAACACCATGTTTTTCATCTGGGAACGCATGAAAATTGTCGTTGAACCCACTGGAGTTTTAGCCGCCGCCGCTTTACTTGAAGATATAGTTACCGCACCAGGAAAAAAAATTGGTGTAATTATCAGTGGTGGAAATGTGGATTTAGCGCAATTTCGTCATTAGTCATTAGTCATTAGTCCATAGTCGTTTAACATGCGCATCATCGTATATACGCTGAGTTTGCTAGAATGTTTACTTAAATTAACAATGCCTTAACTTTCTTAATTACGAATTACGAACTACGAATTACGAACTACGAATTACGAACTACGAATTACGAATTATCACCATGTTCTATCAACCAGAAACACGCTTGTTTTCACGCCTGGAAATCGAGGGTAACAAATTAACCCATCAACCGGGTAGCGTGTTAGGCAGTACGGCGTTAATTGCTGGGACAACCGTTGGTGCTGGTATTTTGGCATTACCTGCGGTGACAATGCCTTCTGGGATTGTGCCGTCTACCGTATTATTGATAGCTATTTGGCTATACGCCTTAATCTCAGGACTGTTAATTGCCGAAGTCAGCTTAAATTCAATCCGCATTGAAGGACGTTTGAGTGTTGGCTTATTGGCAATGGTAGAACGTACCCTTGGTAAACTAGGGGCGAGAATTGCTGGTGGGGCGTATTTGTTTCTGCATTATGCTTTGCTAGTGGCTTATGTTACCCAAGGTGGGGATATTTTAATCTCTGCATTTGCCCAAGTATGGGGGATATCCGCAATGCCTACATGGCTTGGTGGCACAGTATTCACCCTTCTATTTGGCAGCATTTTATATTTTGGGCGAGAAAAGTTTATCGAAAAATTGAATAGTGCTTTTGTTGCCATTGTGATTACGTCATTCTTTGGGCTGCTATTGTTAGGTGCAGGGCAAGTTAAAAGCGGACAGTTTTTAGTTCAAGATTGGAGTGCGGTGGGAAGTGCTGTATCTGTAATGTTAGTAGCACTTTTTTACCATAACGTTGTGCCTGTAGTAGTCACTCAACTAGAAGGAGATAGCCGCAAGATTCGCCACTCTATTTTCTTGGGTTCAGCAATTCCTTTGATCATGTTTTTGGCATGGAATGCTGTAATTTTAGGTAGTGTCACCCCAGATGTATTACAAAATGGTGTAAATTTTGACCCATTGCAGATTCTCCGGGCTGGTGGTGCGGGAGAATGGTTAGGAGTGTTAGTGTCTATCTTCTCTGAATTTGCGATGGCGTTCCGCCCAGCGTAGCTGATCGCTACATCATTTATTGGCTTTGTTTACGGCTTACTCGATTTCTTTGGAGATATTTTTGTCTTCTCCCCAAGCGAACCAAATAAACGTTTACCGCTTTATTCCCTAATTCTCGTACCTCCTATGAGTTTAGGCGCAGTAAATCCCCACATTTTTTTCACCGCAATAGATTATGCTGGCACTTTCAGCATTTCCATCTTAGGTGGAATCATCCCAGTCTTGATGACTTGGAAACAACGCCAATCAAATAACCTCCAGCAAATCTTAGTTCCTGGCGGACGTTTAACACTAATAGTCATGATTGGAGTAACATCAGTTCTCATTATCAAACAACTTCTAGGTGGGGAGTAGGGAGTAGGGAGTGGGGAGTAGGGGGAGATGTGGTTCGACTACGCGGTAGTCGAGTTTCGACTACGCTCAACTCCCGCGTAGTCGAGACTCACCAACCGGGAGATGGGGGTGAAAGGAGAAAAGGTGAAAGGGAAAAATTAAATCGTTTACCCTTTACCCTTTACCCTTTTCCCTTCCTGTTGACTATGGACTGTTGACTAATGACTAATGACTAATTACCCAATTTCCACAACCTCACCCCTTCCTCATCACTAGCAGCTAATGTTTTACCATCGGGGCTGAGTGCTACTTTACTAAATAAAAACTCCCTTTCATTTCTCCTAGTTACTAATTGTTTACCAGTACTAAGTTGCCAAACGTTTAACGAATCACCATTACTGACGAGTGTTTGATTATCTGGACTAATTAATAAGTCTTTGACTTCTCTAACATTAGGGATAGTTCTTAATACCTTTTTAGTTTTTAGATCCCAGATTTGTAAATTAGCGTTTTGAGCAGTAATGAGGGTTTTTCCATCAGGTGTAACTGCTAAATTAGTAACAAGTCTGGGTGTATCTCCGCCAAAAGATTCGAGCTTTTTCCCTGTATTCAGTTGCCCGATTTGTATCTGATTATTTTCTCCTTTAGGAGCAATTACTAATGCTTGACTATCTGGGGTAATATCTACAGGAGTATATGATGTGGTACTCTCAACTTGGGTGGGGATAGTATAAAGTAACTTCCCACTGTTAATTTCCCAAATTCCTACACTCATATAATATTGTTCATTTCTTTTAAAGCCAATCAGGTATTTACCATCAGGACTAAATTTGACATAATTAGAACCTTCTAATCTTTTAATGATATTGCCTGTTTCTAGTTCTCTAAGTTGAATTTCTTCTGGTGCGGCTGTGGCTAAAGTTTTATCACCAGGACTAACAGCGATCGCCACTATCATATCCTTAAGAGTTTGAGAACCATCAGATGGGCCAGGAAAAGTATTGAGTAATTTACCTGTATCTATTTCCCAAACTCTAATATCGCTGGAATTAGCAATTATCAATTTTTTCCCATCATTAGTAAATGCTAAATCCTTGATTCCGTTATAGTATGAAGAAAACTTCTGTTTATAACCAATAATTTTACCAATAGTGGGCAGAATATCTCGCTCTTGCCCAGTAGATTTGACAAACTGAAAAGGGAGGGGTGCTAAGTTGAGATAAAGAGAAAGTACTATAATAATGTATGTAACAACAAATCCGATAATTGTTAATCGTGGTTTTAAATGGGAGGAAAGTTTGAGTCCACAAATACTACCTACCACACCGCCAATAATAGAACCTAATGGGATAAGAGTTATTACCTTGATATAGATTGCTAGACCTGTAAATACGCCACCTCCATAGGTGCTTGGGTCAGCAAAAATGGAAATCATTCCTAACAACATCGTACCGATGAAGGAACCAAGTATTGCAGGGATAATAGTATCCTTTTTTCGACGGGCGATTTTACCTACAATGAAACCAATAATACTACCAACTATCAATGCAATAACTATACTAAATATAGTTGCTAGTAACACTTGCGGTAAAATAAAGTTAAATATAAATTCAAAGTTAATAAGATTCATTGAGCGAAAGCAAATAGTTTGAAAATCTAGTCTAGGTATTAGCTTGTATCAAAAGCTTAATATCAGCATAACCACAACTTAGACTCAAACATGGCTTTTATTAGTATTAATTTAAACTTTAAAAGGTTACAGGTGACAGAATACAGAAAGAAGCAAGCTATCACCTGTTTCCTATCCCCTTTTTAACTACACTTCAACATCAAAAGTCCGCACTAAAAAAGCCCATTTATCTGCGGCTTCTTCGATAATTTTGGCAGTGGGTTTACCTGCACCATGTCCAGCTTTAGTTTCAATTCTAATTAACACTGGTGCATTGCCATTGTGTGCTGCTTGCAAAGCTGCGGCGAATTTGAAACTATGGGC harbors:
- a CDS encoding GNAT family N-acetyltransferase; amino-acid sequence: MMKTEMRIYRFTDATQFYQRVKDYLLKQEALHNLLLGMCNGLIHNPEKFPETPYLVTVEKEDNIIGVAMRTPPQNLVLSQFQDITAIQVLTQDIHSLFLSLPGVIAPNYESENFALAWYSLTNQTYQLKVALRAFQLEKVQQIPSARGYLRQAVQEDKELLVRWYQDFYLEALNETALNAEEWAKWVLQEGRAYLWQDEISVSIVCSGNLKPNGIRINMVYTPREYRRRGYASAAVMDLSQSLLKQGYQFCFLFTDLANPTANHIYQDIGYQSVGDWHQYSFG
- a CDS encoding threo-3-hydroxy-L-aspartate ammonia-lyase gives rise to the protein MSPSNSVSINDIQAAGQRLAGVAHRTPVLTSRTVNDRTDSEVFFKCENFQRTGAFKFRGAYNALAQLSPAQKEKGVLTFSSGNHGQAIALAGKLLNIPTTIVMPDDAPTVKQTATKSYGAEVILYNRQQTNREELAQNLASDRALTLIPPYDHPHVIAGQGTAALELVQEVGELDLLLVCCGGGGLISGCAIAAKALLPNVRVIGVEPTLADDATRSFYTKTLQTVTNTNTIADGARTPSLGKITFPLVLQYVDDMVTVSEQAIINTMFFIWERMKIVVEPTGVLAAAALLEDIVTAPGKKIGVIISGGNVDLAQFRH